DNA from Malus sylvestris chromosome 11, drMalSylv7.2, whole genome shotgun sequence:
AATTCCATGCTTGTGATGTACCATTTTCATGTAAGTCTTTCTCCGTATTACTGGTTTCAAAAAAATTGGGTCTATCCATGAAATTCAGAAACATGCATGCAATTAAATATGCAAATGTAATGCATGTACATAAGCAAATAATGTTTTGGAATACATGACAATTCTTTTGGTAAAAAGGAAAATGCAATTCGATATCACGAACTCATATCATGGTCCATGGATGGCACCTGATTGATTCAAGTTTAGGGCTGATTAACTTTTGAACCCTTATTTTGGGCAAAAAACTTTTGAACTCTTCAGTCCAAATAATAACTCGAGGTAAGATTTTGAAACTAGGCTTCTCGATATTTTAATGTTAAATTACAAAAACAATTGAGAAATATGCACAAGCATTTCACTCTCTTTAGATTTGAGATGATTTTCAAAAGAGTGATTTTGTATACACCCAAAAATTTTCTCTCGACATCCAATTCCGTTGACCACCCGTTATTTAAATTTCAAAGTTGTACACTACCTACAGTTAGGAATATCCCAAAAATAACCTAATTTTAAAGGATATTTTTTACCACCCATTATTTAAATTTCAACTTTCAAAGTTGTACACTAATCAGTTAAAACTTGTACACCTTTTTTACAAAGTGCACACCCCATGTTGGTCTTGACAGTTGATTTTACTTTAAATTTTCAATCTAACGGTTACAAAACGAGAGAGGTGTGTGTAAGGTGAGAAAGAGTGTGGTACAAGCATATGAGGTGAGAAAAAGTGTTAAAAGCACTACTGATCAGTACACAACATCCATTAAATAACAACTAATTGTATGGGGAGTAAAAGGTTTAATTAAACTTGAAATGTTGTCACCTAGGAATTTGGTTAAGTCTTCTTTGGAGGTTGTAAGAGTCCCATAGAAATTAAGAAGAGGTCTATTAAATATTGTAAGTCTTTTTAATAGTGTATTAGAATGCCTAGAATGGCAGACTTATCTAATTAAGAAACATATAATTAAGAAGTGGTGTATTAAATATTGTAAGCCTTTTTAATAGTGTATTAGAATGCCTAGAATGGCAGACTTATTAATTAAGAAACATACATTTGTCTTGTGCAATTGAAGGGAGtgatttcttcttttcaaaACAAGCATGTGATTTGGTTGTGTGAGTAAATGCACGAAAAGGCTCTGTTATCCCTAGTTGAGCGAATCCCATATCACCTATCCTTCGTCCCCAAGACTCCTCGGTCCACCCTACATCAACtaccaaaataaaaaggaaaactagtGAAAGAATGGAGGTTACAACCACCATTGTGGCCGGCTACACACCAACAACTCCAGATTCCTGCCAAAACAACTTGCAGTCACCTCGCCTCTCTCCCCTCTACAATCTCATATCAACAATCGGCCTTGCAAGCAGTCATATAAGGCGAATTGAACTCCCTAAGTTTATCCAATATTGTCGGTTCATTCACTCATTGACTCATTCTCTCCATGATCTACAGGACCCACATCTTATCTAAGCTCAACACTTGCCCATATCGAAAGTGCCATCAAGTTTGGGTTAACGCCGGCCGGAGCTGGCAGATGCAGATAGAGGAGGTGCCAATTGTTGGACACCACGACTCCTCTCCTTATGTTAATTGAGATTTTAagatattttaattgatttataaattcatagattttagtggaattttatttgatttttagaGATTCTATGCAAAATAATCCGCGTACATATTTTTCACATATTATACCTGTTTTGTATTTTACTAACTATGGTGCATCTTGGATTTCTTTGTTAGAGATTCAGGGCAATGTGTCTACTGCCATGGATATATGCTTCTCCTTAATTAGGTTTCATATACCCAATATCAGTAGACTATATATAATTAAGCAAATACTCTCCACCATATGTTTGATATGGTGAATGCATGTATGTTGAAGATATGTTGTTCAAAGTTAAAAGCCAAAAATCTCCCCAGTATATTAGTCCTCCAAATGTTAAATAAGTCCAGATAAATTCATGTTTTTCAGCAAAACAAAGTCAAAAGGACACATTTAAAAAGGGAATCCATATAGAACCTAGATATCATTTCTCCAGGAATTCAATTTGACAAGTCGTCGAACCCTttgaaaacattgaaatttcctGACGTAGTTTCAGCTTGTCTTCTACGCGGAAGTCGCACGTATAAATCGTGACCTTATTCAGGACTTCGCCATGCTTCAACAAGTACTTTGTCACTTCTGTCTCATCAGGCCGGCCCTGGATTCCTCGAAGGCAAATAGTCTTGATGTGCGACAACAAACAAATAGGCACAAACTCAGGTGGAACCCATTCACATACCAAGAGATCACGATAATTTTCCAACGTACATTCCTTGTTCTGAAGATAGTTCAAAAATAAAAGAGTGAAATTAAGGTCTCTGAAATCTACTCCCCTATTTACCATATGCATTTAGATTTTAGAGTGAAAAGTAGATCCACAAATACTTACATTATAAACATCAAGATGTTCCAGATGGGGCGATATCTTGAGCAAATCTATGAGTGATTTCCAATTGCAGCAAGTAAAAAGAAGTAGCTCCAAATGGTTCAAACGATTCAGTTCAGGCAGATGAAAACCATCTTCAGTGTGACATTCAGGATCCTCCAGAATCATAAAGTATTAAATGTCACTCCAAGATTCATGAAAACTTAAATACTTCCTCACCAgcgcatatatattatatataactaATTCCACCGATAAATTTCAGCATCTTAAAAAGACTAGGTATCAATAATCATTTtcgtcaaatttttatttttcaatatagATAGGGAGAAATATGTGGAAGATCTATGAGGAATGAAGAATCGTGTTGGAAGGATTACAGAAGGAATGTAAAAGAAATTTATACATGATAACAcataaatgaaaactaaaaggcttaaatgtcaaaatggtcTATGTGTTATATAGTCATATCACTAATTTAGTCATCGTATTTTCGATTTGGCTAATTTAGTCATCGTGTTTGTCTATGTTAACTAATTAAGGACATTTTATTCAATCTctgttaaaaaattcataaggAAAATTATAAGAGATATAATTACCATTTCTCTTTATAGAAAAATGCAAAATAACACATGTAAGAGATAAAACTTCTAATCTGAAAAATGATTAAGGTTGTGACATAAAAAAGAGAGGGGTTAACGTTAGGGAGGAGGTCAGAGAGTTGGGaggagaattttttttcttttaattttttattttgtttcacttttaaatattttaaatcaaataaataattttataaataagtttataataatttttaatctttttttacaaaaattagaTGGAAATGTCCTTAATTGCCTTATGAAAATAAACACAATGACCAAATTGGTCAAATTGAGAACACAAGGACTAAATTGACCCAATGACTAAAACACATGGACCATTCTAACATTTAAGCCAAACTAAAATCAAATctgcaaacatttttttttagtacaacgatatattttacactaagaggagggggaagttcggctaagccacacaataagtaacctaatttggtattaaaTTCGTCATCACGATATTCGAACCTAGGACCTCTCACtcacaagtaaagaggaatatcactagaccatagtattGAGTGGCAACTGCGAACACTTTTAAGTAGTTTTTAgtttcacggttttgttttcgGTTATTCTCCTtcatctctccctcttccgTCTCACTGCCTCCCTTCATCTATCTTCATTCCTCATTTCTCTAATATATTTTCTCCACCGTAGAAAATGAAAACTCAAgcacaaaaacaaaatgattatcaaacgagTGACAAGGAAACGAGTTTAAGTTACAGAAAACTTACCCCGAAAAGTGGAGCTGAAAGTGACAGATATTTCACATTGAGAAGTCCTGCAAAAAGCCTTTCCAGACGATCAACACAACCAAGTTCATAGTCAATGTACCCAGACGTGTGCACATATTCGAGATCAATCTTGGCTTCGCTGAGTGAATTTGCATTCAAAATATAGTTTGCTACAAAATCCGCCTCGAGATCAAACTTTTCAAGGTTTGGAGCATTAACATTGAAAAAGATATTTGACTCAGATCCTTCCCAAAAGTCGTCTTCCGCCAAGAATATTTTCAGTCTGTTTAGTTCAGGTGTTGagatattaaaattcaaaactttACTAGCTACAATATCTCCTCCTATGATCAATTCTTCAAGTGCAGGGCAAGAAGAAAAGAGCTTCTCCATTGAGTCAGCATCAGGATCATAGACTTTAGCATGGAAGAACTTAAGACTTGGGAAACAATCTGAGGTAGGAGTGAAGGTAATATTTGATTCCAGCAAAAGCTTCAAAACGACCAGCGTTTTGCACGTGAAAAGATTTCTAGCCAACTCAAAAGGGCGGCCAAAAGAATACAGAACAAGTTCGAGTTCAACAACATTAAGCCTAATGGCAGTCCTTATCCAAGCATCAATAAGAGGATAATTCTTCACCCCAGAGCAACAAAGACGGAGTCTGTGAATTTTGGACGTGCCACGAATGGAGAGTGCACGATCCACAAACTCAGCAAAAGCACTAGAGAGACGGAATTCATGATTGTTGAACGGGCTATGAATGCAGAGTGCACGATCGACAAACTCAGAAAAACCAACTGGGTTAAATTCTCTTTGATAATGCTTATCACAAAGGTCTAGAGTGGGAACATGAGCCCACACATTCCTCCATCTCGGTGATATAATACTGGTCCTTACAGCTTCTTTAGTTGACAGGGTGGAAAGAATGTTGCAGATAATTTCATCTGGTAATGcactgattctatctttgttgCATGCATTGGCATACTTTAACTTTGAGTTCGAACCCATTTATAGAAAGATACGCTTCCTGAAAAAACAGAACATGTTTCTACACTTAAAACGCAGGAAAGCTTTCCCATTCCTTCAGGTAAAATACATTTAGGAATCTTTTTCCTCTTCGAAAACCCAACTGATTGTGGTCaattacaagtgaaaaaaaaaaatcatcttcatTGCGTTTGGGCTTCTAATGAACAAAAGATACTATAAGTATACGATTTGgcactttgtttttctttaagttATGTTTCGGTGAGAGAATGTGGAAACATCTTCTTTACAAAATAAGGGTAAGACTGCGTACAATAAATATTTTTCCTATGACGCTCACAAAGCGAGGAGCCTTGTTGACTTGGGATCGCCCTTATGTTTGGGTGAGAGACCTTGAAGGCAAATTCATCTTCAATGCATGTTTAGGTAAAATGAAGATGAACTGGATCACAAAAGGTTAGATGAgaggaataaaaaaaatgcaccACATGAATGTTACAAAGATATATGTAAGAGGGATTATTAAAAGTATGGTAGAGGTTATTTCTAATCCCTAGAAAATGCACCAAATGACTACTTGAATGAATCATTTGCAAAATCCTCTCGTATGCGTATTATAATGCTCATGTAATGTATTTCTAATCCCTCCTACCAAACTTTATATGATCTATTTTATTATACACCTAAATCCCTTGCAATATGAAATTTCTTCCCCCAAACATACCCTTAGTTTCTGCAGGCATCTGAACAGAGAATGATGTAAGAtatgattaaatttgtagaacATGGAGATTGTATAGagaaaacataaatttaaacaaataaagGTTCAAAGACAAATCTAATGGGAGAGGAAAGGGTTATTCTCTTGTGGGTTCCAACTTTGAGCTATTGACGATTTTAGCCCTACATTTTGTATCAATATTTTAACCTACATTGAATCACAGTAGAAACTGATTTTCGTCATTTGGGAAAAGTTAGCCCGAGTTGGTTTGCATGTTGTAGACTGCTTTTAGTTCCCCAACAAAGAtattcaaaaacgaaaaatgTATGACATTGCTCTTGAGCGAACATAaagtaaaataaagaaaagataaaaatagATCTGGAATATAAACACACTTTAGGCCATTCCACTTACGTTCCTCATTAGAGAATATATAATCGAATAAAGAATTATATGATAAATTGATATTTAAATAGGGGAAAATACATGATATGGTTACAGATCTAATTTTATAACAAAAACATCTATAATTTATTTCCAAAAGAAATGTTGAAAACTAAATTAGCTAGACTACGTgggattcaatttgaaattgaaatttgtcATTTGGGGCAAGATAACAATCCACCTGCTTGGGCTGGTTTGTATATTCAATAAGGATCAATACATTAAATCACTCTAGAGAGAGCATAAACTAAAACAAACTTCAAGACAAAGATAGATCTAGAACATAACAAACTTCAAGTCCTATTTTACTTCGATTCCTCATCAGAGAGTACATAATATATAAAGAATCATAGGATAATAGAGAAGATATTAGAAGGGAAAAATACCTGATATCGCTCTAGATCTAGATTTGTTGTGCCCGTCTCTATATGGTTTGCTGAGAACAGCTAGAAGACACAGAAAGATGAAAAATTGGAGAACTTTTGGATTTTCTCCTCGTAATGTTGATTAGTGACACACCCTAGCCGGAATATCTACATGGATACTGAAATCAAGGTAGGCTGGCCGATACTTGAATTGAGACGAAGCCATAAGATGAAGGTGATGGGTAAAagtactaaaattaaaattgaaaacaagagtGCGTTAGGGGATGAATCCTTATTAAAATGTGTGTCAGAGCATAGATAACAGTGTATCAAAAAGAATATTCCAATCTTGAAAAGGCCTGAAAAGGAGggatatttatagaaaataacGGAAATTAATTTTCTATATTATCGGGATTGAATTTAGTGAGTGTCATAAATCATTGTCTCCACCACAGTACAACTTCTAAATCATGGAaaatagaaaacgtgagtgaGCAAAAATAAGAGTTTTCTATAACCATTTGTTTTTCCGAACATAGTAACCCTTCACTGTAAAATCACGTATAGTCTCTAAAAGCATACTATGTAGTAAGTACGAAACCCAAGGTACCAGAATAAAACAACAATAATCTCAATGATACAGGTACATcgcaatataatataaaataatatgatATGCTCATAAAAATAAACGCAagcacacgagttcatgcataAAGTATTTACATGAATAGGCTTGGTGTAAAAGTTTACATTATAGTACAACATACACATGAAGCTGGCGCTTAGCGCGTCACGTGCGAGTCCTAGTTGCCTAATGTAAAACTAATACAGGCTAGCACCTACAATAAATCAATTGTGAACGTAACAATGCATGTAAACATACACATGAAGTTGGTCTTGGCCCAAGACAGTATTATAGTTATTGTGTACTAAAGATACCGTGCGAACATACATGATGAGGATATAAAGTATGTATATTATCATATCATATTTGGATCCATAACATTCATAAATCACAATAATAAAAATGTATAaaactttttgtatttttctaagTAAAAGTTATAGCATGATATGCGAGTATTCATAAAATAGTTatggaaaatataaaaaatagtaTAGTTGGAAACAAAAGCCAACTCAATACGTGGTGTGTggcaacccgtccctaatttcatggttttataaattttaaaagagtgattttacgaaaatgctCTTAGAGGCAAGGATGTTTGACTTTCATTGGCCATCTTTCGTGACGTGTACAAGCTACTCTTTTTGCGAATTCTCAAAGTACTCAACGATACGAACACGTGAACGCAAACAGAAcacaatttggagttataaacAAACGAAGATGGgggcaaaatagtcattttGCTATGAATCTGGAAGGCTCTAGATTTGTGGGAGCCTAGTCTTGGTGGAAGGAAGCCACGTGAGTGGCTggggagaaaagaaaagaaaagaaaagagagaggaggaagaaaatgggGATGTTTTGCctaattagaaacaaaagaatggAGATCATAAGGGAAAAAGGAAGGGGTTGGTCGAATCGGGATAGGGGAAATGAAGGAGGTTGACCGatggagaaaaaagaaaggagagGAAAGGAGAGGGGAGAGAAGCACGGGATCATGGATCCTTTACCGATTATTTACGACCCGACCCGTGGAACTGTGAAACCCGATGGATTCCGGCGATTGAAGCCTAGCCACCACTTAGGAATCACTCCACGACTTTCCCTTTACCCATTCCACCacaaaatttatgaaatttggcCATGAAATTGTGAAACCCGCAAGGTGGGTGCAATGGGGTTCATGACGACGATCCACCAATCTTAAAGCTAACTccatcaaccaccaccaccaatagactTTCCTCAACCACATGAACAAAGCACAAGTAATAGATGATGCATCGGAGCTAGTATGAAGGTTGAATCGAggacacccaaattctaggTTTCAGGCAGATTCGAGGCAATTCTGAGCACTTCCCGGTCGGATTGGACTTCGGCCCATGTATGAAAATTACTCCCCTTACAGTGGTAATTTTTAAAGTAGGTGAAATTTTCCTacgagtcggg
Protein-coding regions in this window:
- the LOC126590458 gene encoding F-box/LRR-repeat protein At4g14103-like gives rise to the protein MGSNSKLKYANACNKDRISALPDEIICNILSTLSTKEAVRTSIISPRWRNVWAHVPTLDLCDKHYQREFNPVGFSEFVDRALCIHSPFNNHEFRLSSAFAEFVDRALSIRGTSKIHRLRLCCSGVKNYPLIDAWIRTAIRLNVVELELVLYSFGRPFELARNLFTCKTLVVLKLLLESNITFTPTSDCFPSLKFFHAKVYDPDADSMEKLFSSCPALEELIIGGDIVASKVLNFNISTPELNRLKIFLAEDDFWEGSESNIFFNVNAPNLEKFDLEADFVANYILNANSLSEAKIDLEYVHTSGYIDYELGCVDRLERLFAGLLNVKYLSLSAPLFGDPECHTEDGFHLPELNRLNHLELLLFTCCNWKSLIDLLKISPHLEHLDVYNNKECTLENYRDLLVCEWVPPEFVPICLLSHIKTICLRGIQGRPDETEVTKYLLKHGEVLNKVTIYTCDFRVEDKLKLRQEISMFSKGSTTCQIEFLEK